From the genome of Miscanthus floridulus cultivar M001 chromosome 10, ASM1932011v1, whole genome shotgun sequence, one region includes:
- the LOC136489367 gene encoding uncharacterized protein: protein MPSGGRSARRRRGSLDQGNKYFIVIDDLWAVSVWDVVRRAFPDGMDCSRIIITTTVEDVARVCSSNNKYDIDIGPLSQKQSNELFFSRVFGPGKECPQQEQWDVHSEESTIKCGHLPLAIICIASLLACHQETKQKLDIEKMKQQLDCVKKFLDNNLRSRPTSAESLNQVLKLCYSSLPHYLKTCLLYLSMYPENYLILKEDLVKQWIAEGFIVEGKSIAKVAGSYFDVLVSLGLIQRMDIECSKEQHRKEKEEGKYDDAQKEKEVQVVEVEEEENDALLHSKRMSYVVHPTVYEFITCKSMEDNFITIIDYSQSNVALTERTHRLSLQFGSATYAATPTSIRLSKVRSLAFMGLLNCIPSLVEFKVVRIMILHVQSDERDKRFSLAEIDKLLLLRYLKVRCNITVELPVQVQCLKHLETLEINAAVADVPMDIVHHSNLQNVRIGRKIKHKNLHQGPAISTEPIFPKDVSSKAMSAVQVLELLPPICSFSRLPGWIGKLASLRILEVVVRELGNYDLDLLGKLPLLTVLSLYVEKPDRGVVTFHRVALFPALECFNLIGVSLRFPEKAMSKLQTLKIRFNARRGEKYIDMLDGIQHLSKLKKVMARIGVDTDAEESDMIAAESAYMNAISKHPSGLSPNVKRVGKVGDQYDPPDSSNKQGKEVLNEIQVIDSTKQSGIPENLTAEDSRNTTPPGNEDLAATPLQSSSAAQRQTQTEEILQISMDEVKEQYDPPDSSNKQEEEALNEIQHEVPKQAYIKEKLPHEDCTHNTPRGNKDLVATLPPLQLSMAARPQSQNEVWTRTELDIDTHRMVAEHVRQKLQALMMCYEHELFSCIPSLLDELHFMQYYEHEQFSRKWFHIYCDLANDIVDWADSFALSRRSRSWFGRATDWFMTLPARNAISHEISDHVVRVRQLRRLLHEDFNVVPRPLPFEPQDILVHKHRSILVGHNRLMEDVIEMVMNSSPKAKFMIISIVGMVGSGKTTLSEAVYQQVKEQFDCCAFVYMGQKIDVVKTLGGIVKSLRGIFPLPEMKDQERSESRDVDQLKRKLRTFLMNKRYVIMVDDLWSREHWEIIRYCFPENELGSRIIITTTNDALALHCSLGSSNCIYKVGLLNDADSEQLFLNEFFGKGQGFHQHFNGNSAEIMKKCGGLPLAIVRAAMLVQRQSVHVSATSLVSSSDENYMWQRFNLSYNDLPNILKTCMLYLSIFPEYQEVDVQRLMRLWIAEGFINNAGYGTLEETALSYLDGLISRNMVLPLHVNHHGIPKCCMVHPVIHDFIVHKSREENFIAVVNDQHQHIANKYHTICRLSLQSSSKKDRNMPRNNLSHFRSIIVTGPASTAPLLTGLRLVRVVDLEGCEVRTVCLDGLHKLLRLRYLSLRGTNVSEIPETIGELRCLQTLDVRSTNVKELPFSIARLEKLMHLLCGSAKLPPTIGRIKMLQTLSCATNSSSIISELSKIAGLRELELFLDFTQMPQDWKQVTFPHGGFHSLKKLCIRCHSASVAFVSTLPMVQVLELSFEGLLVNESSVVSGIEHLPSLDHVLLEFSQVDAGAMATVHAVKNAAATSRYSNPKVTVNVDGRSDSLIQLQNYVWCVPFLFPRSLGQDLRDYNEKRLVCGKALTQKWTRSSTSPTRDPNAIASQIGRLRVEETQPDNRLLRVARRGPMDHGTPSTDTANWRSMSKATDAAAWQWRDLRRRALDPPAMPQAGGDRCRDGVGWAEFISLALLQPNEN, encoded by the exons ATGCCGTCGGGAGGTAGAAGTGCCCGTCGAAGAAGAGGATCCCTTGATCAAGGGAACAA GTATTTTATTGTGATTGATGACTTATGGGCTGTATCAGTATGGGACGTTGTTAGACGGGCTTTCCCAGATGGTATGGATTGCAGCAGAATAATAATAACTACTACAGTTGAGGACGTTGCCCGTGTATGCTCCAGTAATAACAAGTATGATATCGATATCGGACCTCTCAGTCAGAAACAATCTAATGAACTATTCTTCAGTAGAGTTTTTGGTCCTGGAAAAGAATGTCCTCAACAAGAACAATGGGATGTTCATTCAGAAGAGAGCACAATAAAATGTGGTCACTTACCCCTAGCTATTATTTGCATAGCTAGCCTGTTGGCATGCCATCAAGAAACAAAACAGAAATTGGATATTGAAAAAATGAAACAGCAATTGGATTGTGTAAAGAAGTTCCTAGATAACAATTTGAGAAGTAGACCAACTTCTGCGGAGAGTCTGAACCAAGTACTGAAACTGTGTTACAGTAGTCTTCCTCATTATTTGAAGACATGTCTTCTGTATCTTAGTATGTATCCTGAGAACTATTTGATTCTAAAGGAAGATTTGGTGAAGCAATGGATCGCCGAAGGTTTCATAGTAGAAGGGAAAAGCATTGCAAAAGTTGCTGGCAGCTATTTTGATGTTCTTGTCAGTTTAGGCCTGATACAACGGATGGATATTGAATGTAGCAAGGAGCAACATCgcaaggagaaggaagaaggaaaatATGATGATgcccaaaaagaaaaagaggtgcaGGTTGTAGAGGTGGAAGAGGAAGAGAACGATGCCCTCCTGCATTCCAAGAGGATGTCCTATGTAGTGCATCCGACGGTATATGAATTTATTACATGCAAGTCCATGGAAGATAATTTCATCACCATCATTGATTATTCTCAATCAAATGTAGCACTCACTGAAAGGACCCATCGGCTGTCCCTCCAGTTTGGCAGTGCAACATATGCAGCTACACCTACAAGTATCAGGCTGTCGAAAGTTCGATCACTAGCTTTCATGGGACTCTTGAACTGCATACCTTCACTTGTTGAGTTCAAGGTTGTTCGAATCATGATCCTTCATGTACAGAGTGACGAACGAGACAAAAGGTTTTCCCTTGCTGAAATTGATAAACTGCTTCTACTAAGATACCTGAAGGTCAGATGCAACATCACTGTAGAATTGCCAGTTCAGGTGCAATGTCTGAAGCACTTGGAAACACTGGAAATAAATGCAGCAGTGGCAGATGTTCCAATGGATATTGTACACCATTCAAACCTGCAGAATGTCCGAATTGGAAGGAAGATAAAGCACAAAAATCTGCATCAAGGTCCCGCTATTTCCACTGAGCCTATCTTCCCAAAAGATGTAAGCAGCAAAGCCATGTCTGCCGTCCAAGTGTTGGAGCTGCTGCCTCCTATTTGTAGCTTTTCAAGGCTTCCCGGGTGGATTGGAAAACTCGCCAGTCTCCGTATTTTGGAAGTTGTTGTCAGAGAATTGGGGAACTACGATCTGGATCTTCTCGGGAAGTTACCGTTGCTTACAGTACTCTCCTTGTATGTTGAGAAACCTGATAGGGGCGTCGTCACTTTCCACAGAGTGGCGTTGTTCCCAGCTCTTGAATGTTTTAACCTGATAGGGGTGTCGCTGAGATTTCCAGAAAAAGCAATGTCCAAGCTTCAGACGCTCAAGATACGCTTCAACGCCCGCAGAGGGGAGAAGTACATCGATATGCTAGATGGTATCCAGCACCTGTCAAAGCTTAAAAAGGTTATGGCAAGGATTGGAGTAGACACTGATGCTGAAGAATCTGACATGATAGCTGCAGAGTCAGCGTACATGAATGCCATTAGCAAGCATCCTAGTGGCCTAAGCCCCAACGTGAAAAGGGTGGGCAAAGTTGGGGACCAATATGACCCCCCAGATTCTTCAAATAAGCAGGGCAAAGAAGTCCTGAATGAGATACAAGTCATAGACTCAACTAAACAGTCTGGCATTCCGGAAAACCTGACTGCAgaagatagtaggaacaccacaccACCAGGCAATGAAGACTTGGCTGCAACTCCACTACAATCATCATCAGCGGCACAGCGACAGACACAGACCGAGGAGATTCTTCAAATAAGCATGGATGAAGTCAAGGAACAATATGACCCTCCAGATTCTTCAAATAAACAGGAGGAAGAAGCCCTGAATGAAATACAACACGAAGTCCCAAAACAAGCTTACATTAAGGAAAAACTGCCCCATGAAGACTGCACCCACAACACACCACGAGGCAATAAAGACTTGGTTGCAACTCTACCTCCACTACAACTGTCAATGGCAGCACGGCCACAATCACAGAACGAGGTCTGGACGAGAACAGAGCTGGACATTGACACGCACCGCATGGTGGCGGAGCACGTGCGGCAAAAGCTTCAAGCGCTGATGATGTGTTATGAGCACGAGCTGTTCTCCTGCATTCCAAGCCTCCTTGACGAACTTCACTTCATGCAGTATTATGAGCACGAGCAGTTCAGCAGGAAATGGTTCCACATCTACTGCGATCTCGCCAATGACATTGTGGACTGGGCTGACAGCTTCGCCCTCAGCAGAAGAAGCAGATCGTGGTTTGGTCGTGCCACGGACTGGTTCATGACCCTCCCTGCCAGGAATGCCATCTCCCATGAGATAAGCGACCACGTGGTGCGTGTTCGTCAACTCCGGCGGCTGCTTCATGAGGATTTCAACGTTGTGCCGAGGCCCTTGCCCTTTGAGCCCCAAGATATATTGGTCCACAAACACCGCAGTATACTAGTCGGCCACAACAGACTGATGGAGGATGTGATCGAGATGGTCATGAACTCCAGTCCCAAGGCAAAATTCATGATCATTTCCATCGTTGGGATGGTCGGCTCTGGGAAAACGACGCTCTCCGAGGCTGTGTACCAGCAGGTTAAAGAGCAGTTTGATTGCTGTGCCTTTGTATATATGGGACAGAAGATTGATGTGGTAAAGACTCTCGGGGGCATAGTAAAGTCTCTGCGGGGCATATTTCCGCTGCCAGAAATGAAGGACCAAGAAAGATCAGAAAGCAGGGACGTTGACCAGCTCAAAAGGAAACTCAGAACATTTCTGATGAACAAGAG GTACGTCATTATGGTTGATGATCTGTGGAGCAGGGAGCATTGGGAAATCATACGGTATTGTTTTCCAGAGAATGAGCTTGGTAGTAGGATAATCATCACAACAACGAACGACGCATTGGCATTGCATTGCTCTTTAGGTTCTAGCAACTGCATTTACAAGGTTGGCCTCCTTAATGATGCGGACTCTGAACAACTGTTTCTGAACGAATTCTTTGGTAAAGGACAAGGTTTTCATCAGCATTTTAACGGTAATTCTGCCGAAATCATGAAAAAGTGTGGAGGGCTGCCCCTTGCTATAGTTAGAGCTGCCATGTTAGTGCAACGTCAATCAGTCCATGTTAGTGCAACGTCATTGGTATCAAGTTCAGATGAAAATTATATGTGGCAGAGGTTCAATCTCAGTTACAACGATCTACCAAATATTCTCAAGACATGTATGCTGTATCTAAGCATATTTCCTGAGTACCAGGAGGTTGACGTACAGCGCCTAATGAGGCTATGGATTGCTGAAGGATTCATCAATAATGCAGGCTACGGAACTTTGGAGGAAACAGCATTAAGCTACCTTGATGGGCTCATTAGCAGAAACATGGTGCTGCCGTTACATGTGAACCATCATGGTATTCCAAAGTGTTGCATGGTTCACCCTGTGATACATGATTTCATTGTTCACAAATCCAGGGAAGAGAATTTTATTGCTGTAGTGAATGACCAGCACCAACATATAGCAAACAAATATCACACTATTTGTCGGCTATCTCTGCAGAGTAGTAGCAAGAAAGATAGAAACATGCCTCGAAATAACTTATCCCATTTTCGCTCAATCATTGTCACTGGTCCAGCCAGCACCGCGCCTCTCTTGACTGGTCTGAGGCTGGTGCGTGTTGTGGACCTCGAAGGCTGTGAAGTTAGGACCGTATGCCTCGATGGCTTGCACAAGCTTCTGCGTCTGAGGTACCTGAGCCTCAGAGGCACTAATGTCAGTGAGATCCCAGAGACTATTGGGGAGTTAAGGTGCCTGCAGACACTGGATGTGAGATCCACGAATGTGAAAGAGCTGCCCTTCAGCATTGCCAGGCTGGAAAAACTAATGCATTTGCTCTGTGGCAGTGCCAAGTTACCTCCCACAATCGGGAGGATTAAAATGTTGCAGACATTGTCGTGTGCCACCAATAGCTCGAGCATTATTAGTGAGCTCAGTAAAATTGCTGGCTTAAGGGAACTAGAATTATTTCTTGATTTTACTCAAATGCCCCAGGATTGGAAGCAAGTCACTTTCCCTCATGGAGGGTTTCACAGTCTTAAGAAACTGTGCATCCGATGCCACTCAGCATCAGTGGCATTTGTGTCCACGTTGCCGATGGTCCAAGTGCTTGAACTGAGTTTTGAGGGACTTCTCGTTAATGAATCTAGCGTTGTGTCTGGCATTGAGCATTTGCCGAGCCTGGACCATGTGCTACTTGAGTTCTCACAGGTGGATGCAGGTGCCATGGCGACGGTGCATGCTGTGAAAAATGCTGCCGCCACATCGCGCTATTCCAATCCGAAGGTTACTGTCAATGTGGATGGGAG ATCTGATAGTCTGATTCAACTGCAGAACTATGTATGGTGTGTGCCGTTTCTTTTCCCAAGAAGTTTGGGACAG GACCTACGAGACTACAATGAGAAGAGACTAGTGTGCGGCAAGGCACTTACGCAGAAATGGACGAGGTCCTCGACGTCGCCGACCAGAGATCCCAACGCCATTGCCTCTCAGATTGGCCGCCTCCGCGTGGAAGAAACACAACCTGACAACCGGCTACTTAGGGTGGCAAGGCGCGGTCCCATGGATCACGGCACTCCCAGCACAGATACCGCCAACTGGAGATCGATGTCGAAGGCAACGGACGCCGCCGCCTGGCAGTGGCGGGATCTGCGACGGCGGGCACTGGATCCGCCGGCAATGCCCCAGGCTGGTGGTGACCGCTGCCGGGACGGGGTGGGCTGGGCCGAATTCATTTCTCTTGCACTTCTGCAGCCCAATGAAAACTAG